A stretch of the Luteimonas sp. JM171 genome encodes the following:
- the trmB gene encoding tRNA (guanosine(46)-N7)-methyltransferase TrmB, with translation MTQAGRGKPYTEGPDRRRVRSFVLRQGRFTEAQQRAFDELWPRFGLDYQGAPRDFAAEFGRTAPLVLEIGTGNGEALRFAAAHDPDRNHIGIEVHAPGVGRLLNALAEDGSTNARVYHHDAVEVLENEITDASLDEVRIYFPDPWHKKRHNKRRLVQPPFAQLLVRKLVPGGRLHLATDWQDYAEHMWDVLDATAGLRNRAGPRGYLPRPEWRPQTHFETRGQRLGHGVWDLIYDRVADGRT, from the coding sequence ATGACGCAGGCCGGGCGCGGAAAGCCTTACACCGAGGGCCCCGACAGGCGGCGGGTGCGCAGCTTCGTGCTGCGCCAGGGCCGCTTCACCGAGGCCCAGCAGCGCGCGTTCGACGAACTGTGGCCGCGCTTCGGGCTGGATTACCAGGGCGCGCCCCGCGACTTCGCGGCCGAATTCGGCCGCACCGCGCCGCTGGTGCTGGAGATCGGCACCGGCAACGGCGAGGCCCTGCGTTTCGCCGCCGCGCACGATCCGGACCGCAACCACATCGGCATCGAGGTGCACGCCCCCGGCGTGGGCCGGCTGTTGAACGCGCTTGCGGAAGACGGCAGCACCAATGCCCGCGTCTACCACCACGATGCGGTCGAGGTGCTGGAGAACGAAATCACCGACGCCAGCCTCGATGAGGTGCGGATCTACTTCCCCGATCCCTGGCACAAGAAGCGCCACAACAAGCGACGGCTCGTGCAGCCACCGTTTGCCCAGCTGCTGGTGCGCAAGCTGGTGCCGGGCGGACGCTTGCACCTGGCCACCGATTGGCAGGACTATGCGGAGCACATGTGGGACGTGCTCGACGCCACCGCCGGCCTGCGCAACCGCGCCGGGCCGCGCGGCTACCTGCCGCGGCCGGAATGGCGGCCGCAGACCCACTTCGAGACCCGCGGCCAACGGCTCGGCCACGGGGTCTGGGACCTGATCTACGACCGCGTGGCCGACGGACGCACCTGA
- a CDS encoding SLC13 family permease has translation MDTALALTTDMKIVLGLVALTMVLFLFQRVRADLVALVMLVLLGLTGQVAPEDVFNGFSSNAVISVIATMILGLGLDRTGALNRLAGWLLRRARGVEERLLLLTSAIAGVNSSIMQNPSVMALYLPVISRLSSRTGISLSRMLLPVGVAIVMGGTLTMVGNSPLIMLNDLLVSANANLPSGAATLTPLNMFAPAPIGLALLLAGLAYFHFWGNRQLRGGKDASVAPGRTQSYFARVYGIEGDVFELTVTADSPLVGMTFGEAESLHNAPVLLALKVEDEARLAPAADVRIWVGSVIGAMGTRQQVSDFAQNNFLRMSTRLRHFGDLFNPSRAGISEAVVPPNSDFVGKTANELQLRRQHGLRLLAVNRDKDKVIRENVRDLPLRAGDMLVLHSFWKNLAETAADRDFVVVTDYPKGEQRPHKFKIAMVIFAVTILIALSGRVPTAIALMTGVAGMLVTGVLKMDEAYGAINWKTVFLMACLIPLGWAMDRSGAAAWVAGATIEQLPDGLPVWLIEFAVAVLTAGFSLVISHVGATIVMVPLAINLALAVGADPTSFALVVALAASNNFMTQSNPVMSMITGPGGYRAKELWIVCGPLSLAYILIIVLMVNLLS, from the coding sequence ATGGACACCGCACTCGCGCTCACCACCGACATGAAGATCGTCCTCGGTCTGGTGGCGCTGACGATGGTGCTGTTCCTGTTCCAGCGCGTGCGTGCCGACCTGGTGGCGCTGGTGATGCTGGTGCTGCTGGGGCTGACCGGCCAAGTCGCGCCCGAGGACGTGTTCAACGGCTTCTCGTCCAACGCGGTCATCAGCGTCATCGCCACCATGATCCTGGGCCTGGGCCTGGACCGCACCGGCGCCCTCAACCGCCTGGCCGGCTGGCTGCTGCGGCGCGCGCGCGGGGTGGAGGAACGGCTGCTGCTGCTGACCTCGGCGATCGCCGGCGTCAACTCCTCGATCATGCAGAACCCGTCGGTCATGGCGCTGTACCTGCCGGTGATCTCGCGGCTTTCATCGCGAACCGGCATCAGCCTGTCGCGGATGCTGCTTCCGGTGGGCGTGGCGATCGTGATGGGCGGCACCCTGACCATGGTCGGCAACTCGCCGCTGATCATGCTCAACGACCTGCTGGTTTCGGCCAACGCCAACCTGCCCTCCGGCGCGGCCACCCTGACCCCGCTGAACATGTTCGCGCCGGCGCCGATCGGCCTGGCGCTGCTGCTGGCCGGGCTGGCGTATTTCCACTTCTGGGGCAACCGCCAGTTGCGCGGCGGCAAGGACGCGAGCGTGGCCCCCGGACGCACCCAGAGCTACTTCGCCCGGGTCTATGGCATCGAGGGCGACGTGTTCGAACTGACCGTCACCGCCGACAGCCCGCTGGTGGGCATGACCTTCGGCGAGGCGGAATCACTGCACAACGCTCCGGTGCTGCTGGCGCTGAAGGTGGAGGACGAAGCGCGCCTGGCGCCCGCGGCCGACGTGCGGATCTGGGTGGGCAGCGTGATCGGCGCGATGGGCACGCGCCAGCAGGTGTCCGACTTCGCCCAGAACAACTTCCTGCGCATGAGCACCCGGCTACGGCACTTCGGCGACCTGTTCAATCCCAGCCGCGCCGGGATTTCCGAGGCGGTGGTGCCGCCGAACTCCGACTTCGTGGGCAAGACCGCCAACGAACTGCAGCTGCGCCGCCAGCACGGGCTGCGGCTGCTGGCGGTCAACCGCGACAAGGACAAGGTGATCCGCGAGAACGTGCGCGACCTGCCGCTGCGCGCCGGCGACATGCTGGTGCTGCACAGCTTCTGGAAGAACCTGGCCGAGACCGCCGCCGACCGCGACTTCGTGGTGGTCACCGACTACCCCAAGGGCGAGCAGCGGCCGCACAAGTTCAAGATCGCGATGGTGATCTTCGCGGTCACCATCCTGATCGCGCTCTCGGGCCGCGTCCCCACGGCCATCGCGCTGATGACGGGCGTGGCCGGCATGCTGGTGACGGGCGTGCTGAAGATGGACGAGGCCTACGGGGCGATCAACTGGAAGACCGTGTTCCTGATGGCCTGCCTGATCCCGCTGGGGTGGGCGATGGACCGCAGCGGGGCTGCGGCGTGGGTCGCCGGCGCCACCATCGAGCAGCTGCCCGACGGGCTGCCGGTGTGGCTGATCGAGTTCGCGGTGGCGGTGCTGACGGCGGGCTTCTCGCTGGTGATCAGCCACGTCGGCGCAACGATCGTGATGGTGCCGCTGGCCATCAACCTGGCGCTGGCCGTGGGCGCCGACCCGACCTCGTTCGCGCTGGTGGTGGCGCTGGCGGCATCGAACAATTTCATGACCCAGTCCAACCCGGTGATGTCGATGATCACCGGGCCCGGCGGCTACCGGGCCAAGGAGCTGTGGATCGTGTGCGGCCCGCTGTCGCTGGCCTACATCCTGATCATCGTGCTGATGGTCAACCTGCTGTCCTGA
- a CDS encoding Rieske 2Fe-2S domain-containing protein — MSLIALEQIADDGFAEVEAMVDGAAESVIVHRRGESVRAWLNVCPHAGRRLDFAPGQFLKSKEGLLVCAVHGASFELGAGECVAGPCKGDRLRAVAVAVRDGHVVLEEGVPDAGAVRTAG, encoded by the coding sequence GTGTCCCTGATCGCGCTGGAGCAGATTGCCGATGACGGCTTCGCGGAAGTGGAGGCCATGGTGGACGGGGCCGCGGAGTCGGTGATCGTGCACCGTAGGGGCGAGAGCGTCCGGGCCTGGCTCAACGTCTGCCCGCACGCCGGACGGCGCCTGGATTTTGCGCCCGGCCAGTTCCTGAAATCGAAGGAGGGCCTGCTGGTATGCGCGGTGCACGGCGCGAGCTTTGAGCTTGGCGCCGGCGAATGCGTGGCCGGCCCCTGCAAGGGAGACCGCCTGCGCGCGGTCGCGGTCGCCGTCCGGGACGGACACGTGGTGCTCGAAGAAGGCGTACCGGACGCCGGCGCGGTCAGGACAGCAGGTTGA